From a region of the Candidatus Methylomirabilota bacterium genome:
- a CDS encoding ATP-binding protein gives MAFLDYEALVNGLPDALVGVDADLRIILWNPAAEDLLGRSARRVTGRALKEVFPPETSLVRHLTDTLVTGESRSESSAVIEGPDGRPVHVSLVTAPLAGRSGAVTSAVAVVRDISRLRQLESEVRRGETLAAAGQMAVGLAHEIRNPLSAIRGVVQLMQRELGDEARWGEYTAVLLKEVTRVNSIIEMLLDLGRPVTLRAVPLNVHQLLERVALLLEEEATSLGVQFVRRYDPSLPPILADEDRIMQVFHNLVRNAIEAMPGGGRLTLVTRLSMNPLFAKVDLGQGQKSLAEIQIADEGQGIPEATRDKLFTPFFTTKDRGLGLGLALCHRIVEEHKGAIQVTSEPGRGTAVSCFLPIAR, from the coding sequence ATGGCCTTTCTGGACTACGAGGCGCTGGTGAACGGGCTGCCGGACGCGCTCGTCGGCGTGGACGCCGATCTCCGGATCATCCTGTGGAACCCGGCTGCGGAGGATCTCCTCGGCCGTTCCGCGCGGCGCGTGACCGGCCGCGCCCTCAAGGAGGTCTTCCCGCCGGAAACCTCCCTCGTGCGGCATCTGACAGACACGCTCGTCACCGGCGAGAGCCGTTCCGAGTCCTCCGCCGTGATCGAGGGTCCCGACGGCCGCCCCGTGCACGTAAGCCTTGTGACGGCGCCGCTGGCCGGCCGGAGCGGGGCGGTCACCTCCGCCGTCGCCGTCGTGCGCGACATATCGCGCCTCCGCCAGCTCGAGTCCGAGGTGCGCCGCGGCGAGACCCTGGCCGCGGCGGGCCAGATGGCCGTCGGGCTCGCCCACGAGATCCGCAACCCGCTCTCGGCCATCCGCGGCGTCGTGCAGCTCATGCAGCGCGAGCTCGGGGACGAGGCCCGTTGGGGAGAGTACACTGCGGTTCTACTCAAAGAAGTGACCCGGGTCAACAGCATCATCGAGATGTTGCTGGACCTCGGGCGCCCGGTCACGCTCCGCGCCGTGCCGCTCAACGTCCACCAGCTCCTCGAGCGCGTGGCCCTCCTGCTCGAGGAGGAGGCGACCTCGCTCGGCGTCCAGTTCGTCCGGCGCTACGACCCCAGCCTGCCGCCGATCCTGGCCGACGAGGACCGCATCATGCAGGTCTTCCACAACCTCGTGCGCAACGCCATCGAGGCCATGCCCGGCGGGGGACGTCTCACGCTCGTCACGCGATTGTCCATGAACCCGCTATTCGCCAAGGTGGACCTGGGCCAGGGCCAGAAGAGCCTCGCCGAGATCCAGATCGCCGACGAGGGGCAGGGCATACCCGAGGCCACTCGCGACAAGCTCTTCACGCCGTTCTTCACCACCAAGGACCGGGGCCTGGGCCTGGGCCTCGCCCTCTGCCACCGCATCGTCGAAGAGCACAAGGGCGCAATACAGGTCACGAGCGAGCCGGGGCGCGGCACGGCCGTCTCCTGCTTCCTCCCGATCGCACGGTAG